A window of Sebastes umbrosus isolate fSebUmb1 chromosome 3, fSebUmb1.pri, whole genome shotgun sequence contains these coding sequences:
- the LOC119484924 gene encoding uncharacterized protein LOC119484924: MVNLDTCPQASDPDVGEEGQLVYSLTADSPYFDVEPSSGLVYVVSAVELAGQLAAVEVKATDPRGLHATAKVEVEVQGSASSGDMVVISLNQPANIVEKKVPELEKSLGAALGWTVNIIEVSSANGGSSQSRTLRDAMKTLVSFISEDGGEVVSSEEVTKKLQSQSAAVREELVKVFGESLHFDVEIKPQSPDSNQAVVITLGAMFALSMLGLIVAVALIIRFTRKQKHQEDSDKESFGIGRRAEGYTNWPQKTPETIEKEQTRSQEKGAEDEQQRTDRKTDDNGARFEVDRQTEDVDSDGNESHTSAL; the protein is encoded by the exons ATGGTAAATCTTGATACTTGCCCCCAGGCTTCAGACCCTGATGTCGGTGAGGAGGGTCAGCTGGTCTACAGTCTGACAGCAGATAGTCCTTACTTTGACGTGGAGCCGTCCTCAGGTCTGGTGTACGTGGTGTCAGCAGTGGAACTGGCTGGACAGCTGGCTGCTGTGGAGGTGAAGGCCACAGACCCCAGAGGACTTCATGCTACAGCCAAGGTGGAG GTGGAAGTGCAGGGAAGTGCGAGCAGTGGAGACATGGTGGTCATCTCTCTCAACCAGCCTGCGAACATCGTGGAGAAGAAAGTCCCAGAGTTGGAAAA gtCTCTGGGTGCGGCTCTGGGCTGGACTGTGAACATCATCGAGGTGTCAAGCGCTAACGGAGGATCCTCTCAGTCCAGAACGCTGAGAGACGCCATGAAGACTTTGGTCAGCTTCATCTctgaagatggaggagaggttgtttcctctgaagagGTCACAAA GAAACTGCAGAGCCAATCAGCTGCTGTGAGGGAGGAGCTGGTCAAAGTGTTCGGGGAGAGTCTTCACTTTGACGTGGAGATTAAGCCTCAAAGTCCTGACTCCAACCAGGCTGTGGTCATCACTCTGGGCGCCATGTTCGCCTTGAGCATGCTGGGATTGATTGTTGCTGTTGCCTTGATCATCAG GTTCACAAGGAAGCAGAAACATCAGGAGGATTCTGACAAAGAGAGTTTTGGCATCGGCCGACGTGCTGAAGGTTACAC GAACTGGCCTCAGAAGACTCCTGAAACCattgaaaag GAACAGACGAGGTCACAGGAGAAGGGAGCAGAGGACGAGCAGCAGAGGACGGATAGAAAGACGGACGATAACGGAGCGAGGTTTgaagtggacagacagacagaggacgTCGACAGTGACGGCAATGAAAGCCACACTTCTGCTCTCTGA